A genomic window from Slackia heliotrinireducens DSM 20476 includes:
- a CDS encoding dihydroorotase: protein MALILKNAHIVDPAAQLDGVADVLIEGGMIAKVAENIEAEGAEVRDLTGKYLIPGLVDLHVHFRDPGLEYKETIETGSRAAAHGGFTDVCTMANTDPICDTGATVAYQIARGEEAGKCRIHPAGSCTKGLKGEIISEMGDMVANGAVAFTDDGRGVQDAGMMRRVMDYGKMFDKVVMSHCQDEGLVGDGQINEGAVSTRLGLLGWPAAGEEIQIGRDIAIAELTGCPLHIQHITTAAGLDMVRRAKAKGLEVTCEVTPHHLFLSEEDLDVTYDTNLKVNPPLRTKEDSAALLEGILDGTVDCIVTDHAPHAAWEKAREFELAPFGMTGLETSLALILTNLVDKGVIDYAKMVELMSIRPREILRIAPVSIAEGNVADITVFDPNAEWTVTEDIFESKAANSGFLGAQLKGRATDVYLAGVPTMVDGVVTD from the coding sequence GGTGTCGCCGACGTCCTTATCGAAGGCGGCATGATCGCCAAGGTTGCCGAAAACATCGAGGCGGAAGGTGCCGAGGTCCGCGACCTGACGGGCAAGTACCTCATTCCCGGCCTGGTTGACCTGCACGTTCACTTCCGCGATCCGGGTCTGGAGTATAAAGAAACCATCGAGACCGGCTCTCGCGCGGCTGCCCACGGCGGATTCACCGACGTGTGCACCATGGCCAACACCGACCCCATCTGCGACACCGGCGCCACGGTTGCCTACCAGATCGCCCGCGGCGAAGAGGCCGGCAAATGCCGCATCCATCCGGCGGGCTCGTGCACGAAGGGCCTGAAGGGCGAGATCATCTCCGAGATGGGCGATATGGTCGCAAACGGTGCCGTGGCCTTTACCGATGACGGCCGCGGTGTCCAGGACGCCGGCATGATGCGCCGCGTCATGGACTACGGCAAGATGTTCGACAAGGTGGTCATGAGCCACTGCCAGGACGAAGGCCTGGTGGGCGACGGCCAGATCAACGAGGGTGCCGTCTCCACGCGCCTCGGCCTTCTGGGCTGGCCCGCCGCCGGCGAGGAAATCCAGATCGGCCGCGACATCGCCATCGCCGAGCTCACAGGCTGTCCGCTGCACATCCAGCACATCACCACGGCCGCAGGTCTTGACATGGTTCGCCGCGCCAAGGCCAAGGGTCTGGAAGTGACCTGCGAAGTCACGCCGCACCACCTGTTCCTGAGCGAAGAGGACCTGGACGTCACCTACGACACCAACCTGAAGGTGAACCCGCCGCTGCGCACCAAGGAAGATTCCGCAGCGCTGCTGGAAGGCATCCTGGACGGCACCGTGGACTGCATCGTGACCGACCACGCACCCCATGCCGCCTGGGAGAAGGCCCGCGAGTTCGAGCTGGCGCCCTTCGGCATGACCGGCCTTGAGACCAGCCTGGCCCTCATCCTGACCAACCTGGTGGACAAGGGCGTCATCGACTACGCCAAGATGGTGGAACTCATGTCCATCCGCCCGCGCGAGATCCTGCGCATCGCGCCTGTGAGCATCGCCGAGGGCAACGTGGCCGACATCACCGTGTTCGACCCCAATGCGGAATGGACCGTGACCGAGGACATCTTCGAGTCCAAGGCCGCCAATTCCGGCTTCTTGGGTGCGCAGCTCAAGGGCCGCGCGACCGACGTCTACCTGGCGGGCGTTCCCACCATGGTCGACGGAGTTGTAACCGACTAA
- a CDS encoding dihydroorotate dehydrogenase electron transfer subunit: protein MCITPNSEHFEERARICSNEQVGPGLFKMVLHCPRSAAAIKPGQFIHMRLDGFEAHILRRPFSVYKADTQEGTMDIIYQVVGTGSQWMTGLEPGHTVSIMAALGNTWQPVDGKLLLVCGGVGAAPLFMFAQQLKAEGRDFEVILGARTADMLVTKADYTALLGREPIIATDDGTEGFSGFATVPMQQQLETGEYSAVYCCGPDPFMRIVSGIVADAGIDCWISEEKRMACGIGACLSCVVETVDGKKRSCVDGPVFNAKDVVWA from the coding sequence ATGTGCATTACTCCGAATTCGGAGCACTTTGAGGAAAGGGCCCGGATCTGCTCCAACGAGCAGGTCGGGCCTGGCCTGTTCAAGATGGTGCTCCATTGCCCGCGCTCCGCGGCGGCCATCAAACCCGGCCAATTCATCCACATGCGCCTCGACGGCTTCGAGGCCCACATCCTGCGCCGTCCCTTCTCCGTGTACAAAGCCGACACGCAGGAAGGCACCATGGACATCATCTACCAGGTGGTGGGCACGGGCTCGCAATGGATGACCGGACTTGAGCCCGGGCACACCGTATCCATCATGGCGGCGCTGGGCAACACCTGGCAGCCCGTGGACGGCAAGTTGCTGCTGGTCTGCGGCGGCGTTGGTGCGGCGCCCCTGTTCATGTTCGCGCAGCAGCTCAAGGCCGAAGGCCGCGACTTCGAGGTCATCCTGGGCGCGCGCACGGCCGACATGCTGGTCACGAAGGCCGACTACACGGCGCTTCTGGGCCGCGAGCCGATCATCGCCACCGACGACGGCACCGAAGGGTTCTCCGGGTTCGCCACCGTGCCCATGCAGCAGCAGCTCGAAACGGGGGAGTACTCCGCGGTGTACTGCTGCGGGCCCGACCCGTTCATGCGCATCGTGTCCGGCATCGTGGCCGACGCGGGCATCGACTGCTGGATCTCCGAGGAGAAGCGCATGGCCTGCGGCATCGGCGCGTGCCTGTCCTGCGTGGTGGAAACCGTGGACGGCAAGAAGCGCTCCTGCGTGGACGGCCCCGTTTTCAACGCGAAGGATGTGGTGTGGGCATGA
- a CDS encoding dihydroorotate dehydrogenase, with amino-acid sequence MSVNMQVNLGGLVMANPVTDASGTFAAGREYADFADVSRMGAITTKGVSLNGWEGNAAPRIAETPSGMLNSIGLQNPGVAHLCEVDLPWIKSIGVPAIVNVSGHSLEEYVAVVEALEADGQADAYEINISCPNVDAGGLTFGTHVPSVEAVVGACRAATKRPMIVKLTPNVTDITEIARAAEASGADALSMINTLLGMAIDVRTRKPVLSRVVGGLSGPAVKPVALRMVWQCHNAVSIPILGMGGIMTGEDAIEFMLAGATAIAVGTANFVNPTAVTDVLDGMIAYCEQNGVEDVNELVGGLQC; translated from the coding sequence ATGAGTGTGAACATGCAAGTAAACCTGGGCGGGCTGGTCATGGCCAATCCGGTGACGGACGCTTCCGGCACCTTCGCTGCAGGTAGGGAATACGCCGATTTCGCGGATGTGTCCCGGATGGGCGCCATCACCACCAAGGGCGTTTCGCTCAACGGGTGGGAAGGCAACGCCGCGCCCCGCATCGCCGAGACACCCAGCGGCATGCTGAACTCCATCGGATTGCAGAACCCTGGCGTCGCGCACCTGTGCGAGGTGGACCTGCCGTGGATCAAATCCATCGGTGTGCCGGCCATCGTCAACGTGTCCGGCCACAGCCTGGAGGAATACGTCGCTGTGGTCGAGGCTCTGGAGGCTGACGGCCAGGCGGACGCCTACGAGATCAACATCAGCTGCCCCAACGTGGATGCGGGCGGGCTCACCTTCGGCACGCATGTGCCCAGCGTGGAGGCCGTTGTCGGCGCATGCCGAGCAGCCACGAAGCGCCCGATGATCGTCAAGCTGACGCCCAACGTGACCGACATCACCGAGATCGCCCGAGCCGCCGAAGCATCCGGCGCCGACGCGCTTTCCATGATCAACACGCTTCTGGGCATGGCCATCGACGTGCGCACCCGCAAACCCGTGCTGTCCCGCGTGGTGGGCGGCCTTTCCGGCCCCGCGGTCAAGCCCGTCGCCCTGCGCATGGTGTGGCAGTGCCACAACGCGGTTTCCATCCCCATTTTGGGCATGGGTGGTATCATGACGGGTGAAGACGCCATCGAGTTCATGCTGGCCGGCGCCACCGCCATCGCCGTGGGCACTGCGAACTTCGTCAACCCAACGGCCGTCACGGACGTGCTCGACGGCATGATTGCTTATTGCGAACAGAACGGCGTCGAAGATGTCAACGAATTGGTTGGAGGATTGCAATGCTAA
- the pyrF gene encoding orotidine-5'-phosphate decarboxylase — protein sequence MLTVFDSVPRSDRIIVALDCDRAEALSLAKQLQGKAKWMKVGMTLYYAEGPNIVEILGLLGYKVFLDLKFHDIPHQVAGAAESAVLAGADMITMHAIGGMQMMEAAQRAVDESGSDAATLAITVLTSMDEEQLHQTGVNRTIPEQVQALATRASDAGLSGVVASPQEAGMLRRLLGPDAYIVTPGVRPAGADRGDQSRVATPKEAFDAGASHIVIGRPITQAEDPVAAFEAIAAQL from the coding sequence ATGCTAACCGTGTTCGATTCCGTACCGCGCTCGGACCGCATCATCGTGGCCCTGGACTGCGATCGTGCGGAGGCGCTGTCGCTGGCCAAACAGCTGCAGGGCAAGGCGAAATGGATGAAGGTCGGCATGACCCTGTATTACGCCGAAGGCCCCAACATCGTGGAAATCCTGGGGCTTCTGGGGTACAAGGTGTTTCTGGATCTGAAGTTCCACGACATCCCGCATCAGGTGGCGGGTGCCGCCGAGTCCGCCGTTTTGGCCGGTGCCGACATGATCACCATGCATGCCATCGGCGGCATGCAGATGATGGAAGCCGCCCAGAGGGCGGTGGACGAGTCCGGTTCCGACGCCGCAACGCTGGCCATCACGGTTCTGACCAGTATGGATGAGGAGCAGCTTCATCAGACCGGCGTGAACCGCACCATCCCCGAGCAGGTGCAGGCGCTGGCAACACGTGCATCCGACGCAGGGCTTTCCGGCGTGGTGGCTTCGCCTCAGGAGGCGGGAATGCTGCGAAGGCTTCTGGGACCGGATGCATATATAGTTACGCCCGGCGTGCGTCCCGCAGGCGCCGACCGCGGCGATCAGAGCCGCGTGGCTACGCCGAAGGAGGCCTTCGACGCGGGAGCTTCCCACATCGTCATCGGCCGCCCCATCACTCAGGCCGAAGATCCTGTGGCGGCGTTCGAGGCCATCGCAGCCCAGCTATAG
- the mihF gene encoding integration host factor, actinobacterial type gives MAIPQLSAEDRKAALEKAKAARTKRAEIREELKAGKLSLKEVLDMKDDPVIGRMKVSTLIETLPGYGEAKTAKIMDELKIAESRRLKGLGARQEAALLERLA, from the coding sequence ATGGCAATTCCTCAACTGAGTGCTGAAGACCGCAAGGCCGCCCTCGAGAAGGCAAAGGCTGCCCGCACCAAGCGCGCCGAGATTCGCGAAGAGCTGAAGGCCGGCAAGCTGAGCCTCAAGGAAGTCCTGGACATGAAGGACGATCCCGTCATCGGCCGCATGAAGGTCTCCACCCTCATCGAGACCCTGCCTGGTTACGGCGAGGCCAAGACCGCTAAGATCATGGACGAGCTGAAGATCGCCGAATCCCGTCGCCTGAAGGGCCTCGGTGCTCGCCAGGAAGCTGCTCTCCTCGAGCGTCTTGCCTAG
- the gmk gene encoding guanylate kinase, giving the protein MRKGNLFIISGPSGAGKGTLVNLAMHRVGDAWLSVSATTRKPRKGEVDGQHYFFVSNDEFDAMVEQDRLLEWAQVHANRYGTPRETVEQHIAAGNQVILEIDVQGALQVREKMPSAKLVFIEPPSMDVLESRLRGRGTEAEDVIALRMKNAETELALKNEYDISFINDDLDECADALVAYIEQSAEEKDE; this is encoded by the coding sequence GTGCGCAAAGGGAACCTTTTCATCATTTCCGGACCTTCCGGAGCAGGTAAAGGTACTCTCGTGAATCTGGCCATGCACCGTGTAGGCGATGCATGGCTTTCCGTTTCTGCCACCACGCGCAAACCGCGCAAGGGGGAAGTGGACGGGCAGCACTACTTCTTCGTGTCCAACGATGAATTCGACGCCATGGTCGAACAGGACCGCCTGCTGGAGTGGGCACAGGTCCACGCCAACCGTTACGGCACTCCGCGGGAAACCGTTGAGCAGCACATTGCGGCTGGCAACCAGGTCATTCTGGAAATCGACGTCCAAGGCGCCCTGCAGGTCCGCGAGAAGATGCCTTCCGCAAAGCTGGTGTTCATCGAGCCGCCGTCCATGGACGTGCTGGAAAGCCGCCTGCGCGGCCGCGGAACCGAAGCGGAGGACGTCATCGCCCTGCGGATGAAGAACGCGGAAACCGAGCTTGCGCTCAAAAACGAGTACGATATCAGTTTCATCAACGACGACCTCGACGAATGTGCCGATGCTCTGGTAGCATACATAGAGCAGTCGGCCGAAGAGAAGGACGAGTAA
- a CDS encoding DNA-directed RNA polymerase subunit omega, which produces MTIIEPSIDSLLAQTDNDSFLLCAIASKRAHDINDMMRGQRERAIQLSSAVEIAKATDKKALSMAFEEVSRGEVSYDPATIDAKVH; this is translated from the coding sequence ATGACTATCATCGAGCCCAGCATTGACTCCCTGTTGGCGCAGACCGATAACGACAGCTTCCTGCTGTGCGCCATCGCCTCGAAGCGCGCCCACGACATCAACGACATGATGCGCGGCCAGCGCGAACGTGCCATTCAGCTTTCCAGCGCCGTGGAAATCGCCAAGGCAACCGACAAGAAGGCCCTTTCCATGGCCTTCGAGGAAGTTTCCCGCGGCGAGGTTTCCTACGACCCTGCCACCATCGACGCCAAGGTTCACTAA
- the thiI gene encoding tRNA uracil 4-sulfurtransferase ThiI: protein MTSYQRICLVHYHELGLKGRNRNTFERHLMRNVEALLEHEPVEKVTRISGRVLVLLSAQADLQAGQRAVNILRKVPGVARVSCGYRCEREMDQINDAAHKALSEVDGFYTWKVVARRNHTDFPIDSMELNRLVGAYLCDRFPEKKVQMKGADVEVHVEVVQGYAYVYALTIPGIGGLPIGTAGKVVCLLSSGIDSPVATWRMARRGATCIGVHFSGRPQTQSTSEYLVDDIAHVFEEFGGIARIFTVPFGDHQRKIAALVPPALRIIIYRRFMMRVAERIARDEGAKALVTGESLGQVASQTLDNINCTNAVVKMPVLRPLIGSDKLEIIADAKKIGTYDISSSPAPDCCTLFMPRSPETHAKLADVEAAEAELPVDEWVSELMSKVELREYRCPSSYDSNHHGRAEAKAAVDDNVTKLN from the coding sequence ATGACCTCTTACCAGCGCATCTGCTTGGTGCATTACCACGAACTCGGCCTGAAGGGCCGCAACCGCAACACCTTCGAGCGCCATTTGATGCGCAATGTGGAGGCGCTGCTCGAACACGAACCTGTGGAGAAGGTGACCCGCATTTCGGGACGCGTTCTGGTGCTGCTTTCCGCCCAGGCCGACCTTCAGGCGGGTCAGCGCGCGGTGAACATCCTGCGCAAGGTGCCGGGCGTCGCCCGCGTCAGCTGCGGCTACCGCTGCGAGCGTGAGATGGACCAGATCAACGACGCAGCCCACAAGGCCTTGTCCGAGGTGGACGGCTTCTATACCTGGAAAGTGGTGGCCAGGCGCAACCACACCGACTTCCCGATCGACTCCATGGAGCTCAACCGCTTGGTGGGGGCGTACCTGTGCGACCGGTTCCCCGAGAAAAAGGTCCAGATGAAGGGCGCCGACGTGGAGGTGCACGTCGAGGTGGTGCAGGGCTATGCGTACGTGTACGCGCTCACCATCCCCGGCATCGGGGGCCTGCCCATCGGCACGGCGGGCAAGGTGGTGTGCCTGCTCAGCTCCGGCATCGACTCGCCGGTTGCTACCTGGCGTATGGCGCGTCGCGGCGCCACCTGCATCGGCGTCCACTTCTCCGGCCGCCCGCAGACCCAGTCCACATCGGAATACCTGGTGGACGATATCGCGCACGTGTTCGAGGAGTTCGGCGGCATCGCGCGCATCTTCACCGTTCCCTTCGGCGACCACCAGCGCAAAATTGCGGCTTTGGTGCCGCCGGCGCTGCGAATCATCATCTACCGCCGGTTCATGATGCGCGTGGCCGAACGCATCGCCCGTGACGAAGGCGCCAAGGCGCTCGTGACGGGGGAGAGTCTGGGTCAGGTGGCCTCGCAGACGCTGGACAACATCAACTGTACGAACGCCGTGGTGAAGATGCCTGTGCTGCGGCCGCTCATCGGCAGCGACAAGCTCGAGATCATCGCCGACGCCAAGAAGATCGGCACCTACGACATTTCCAGCAGCCCGGCACCGGATTGCTGCACGCTGTTCATGCCGCGCAGCCCCGAGACCCATGCGAAGCTGGCGGATGTGGAGGCGGCCGAGGCGGAGCTGCCTGTGGACGAGTGGGTGAGCGAGCTCATGTCCAAGGTCGAGTTGCGGGAATACCGCTGCCCGTCGTCCTACGACAGCAACCATCACGGGCGTGCCGAGGCCAAAGCGGCGGTCGATGATAACGTAACGAAACTGAACTAG
- a CDS encoding N-acetylmuramoyl-L-alanine amidase family protein: MLRTSVIPPWKNALARQEVKSAPWRAMLAMLACMVAIACAVCSAQPREAYAAWEQRTDPTINEYIKSGLNSDGTVDAFVEIDFDDVGYANSNSGLADAYDHRALYVQFCYRSAVSSQDPEYSQEYEAGFCPYYYIPESLLGGTFWIEIEDYSYSRTYVSEPITVNPSGDDGGNLRWSFSPASRTLTISGVGDMTEFEGETPWMGMYHDTDAVVIEDGVTSIGDYAFYGFEGLRLVDVPKSVTSIGTRAFWLCGHDLVIRGYAGTEAAHFAHDSGRLFDCVDGDLGAMTIDLTAGGVTYDYSSAKKAAPNSTFYSLSWTDLNGDELIDWRPSDTGDDDDGYDLDKDGNVDVTESWKDARYVTFKKAPACSLEGSVTYKLTPERRYLAASLNPEGYFHSELTVVLSYKQGWNKVDGSWYYMTDAKGTKAKGWKAIGGRWYFFDKSSGAMRTGWLKDGGTYYYLAPAKTSAGDPQGAMLKGWQKVGGKWYYLGTDGKMVTGWKTIGGKQYCFKPSGAMAAGEWYGGWWLSGSGAWTYPYKGSWKQSSKGWWFGDTSGWYAKNQTLKINDKNYTFNSAGYMV, encoded by the coding sequence ATGTTACGCACCTCCGTCATTCCTCCCTGGAAAAACGCCCTAGCTCGTCAGGAGGTGAAGTCTGCGCCCTGGCGCGCAATGCTCGCGATGCTCGCGTGCATGGTGGCGATAGCGTGCGCGGTTTGTTCGGCGCAGCCGCGCGAGGCCTATGCAGCGTGGGAACAGAGGACTGACCCGACTATCAACGAGTACATAAAGTCCGGTCTGAACAGCGACGGCACCGTCGATGCATTCGTGGAGATCGACTTCGACGACGTGGGCTACGCCAACAGCAATTCCGGGCTCGCCGACGCCTACGACCACAGGGCCTTGTATGTGCAGTTCTGCTACCGAAGCGCGGTGAGCTCGCAGGATCCGGAGTATTCCCAAGAGTACGAGGCAGGGTTCTGCCCCTATTACTATATTCCAGAGTCTCTACTGGGCGGGACCTTCTGGATCGAAATAGAGGACTACAGCTACTCGCGCACGTACGTCTCCGAGCCTATAACGGTGAACCCGTCGGGCGATGACGGGGGCAACCTCCGCTGGTCCTTTAGCCCGGCGAGCAGGACGCTCACGATCTCCGGCGTGGGCGACATGACCGAATTCGAGGGCGAGACCCCTTGGATGGGCATGTACCACGACACCGATGCCGTCGTGATCGAGGACGGCGTCACCTCCATCGGCGACTATGCGTTCTACGGCTTCGAGGGCCTCAGGCTGGTCGACGTTCCCAAGTCTGTGACGTCGATTGGGACCAGAGCGTTTTGGCTTTGCGGCCACGACTTGGTGATCCGCGGCTACGCTGGCACCGAAGCGGCCCACTTCGCGCACGATAGCGGACGGCTCTTCGACTGCGTCGACGGCGACCTTGGTGCGATGACAATCGACCTTACCGCAGGCGGCGTTACATATGATTACTCCAGCGCCAAGAAGGCTGCCCCTAACAGTACGTTTTACTCCTTGAGCTGGACCGACTTGAATGGCGACGAGCTTATCGATTGGAGGCCGTCCGACACCGGCGACGATGACGATGGCTACGACCTGGACAAAGACGGCAATGTCGACGTGACGGAGTCGTGGAAGGACGCGCGCTACGTGACGTTCAAGAAGGCTCCCGCCTGCAGCTTAGAGGGTTCGGTGACGTACAAGCTCACGCCCGAGCGCAGGTACCTAGCGGCAAGCCTCAACCCCGAGGGCTACTTCCACAGCGAGCTCACCGTGGTGCTGTCCTACAAGCAGGGCTGGAACAAGGTGGACGGCTCGTGGTACTACATGACCGACGCCAAGGGCACCAAGGCCAAGGGCTGGAAGGCGATAGGCGGGCGCTGGTACTTCTTCGACAAGTCTTCGGGCGCCATGAGGACCGGCTGGCTGAAGGACGGCGGCACCTACTACTACCTGGCCCCTGCGAAAACCTCGGCGGGCGACCCGCAAGGCGCCATGCTGAAGGGATGGCAGAAGGTGGGCGGCAAGTGGTACTACCTCGGCACCGACGGCAAGATGGTGACGGGCTGGAAGACCATCGGCGGCAAGCAGTACTGCTTCAAGCCCTCGGGCGCCATGGCGGCGGGCGAGTGGTACGGCGGCTGGTGGCTGAGTGGCAGCGGCGCCTGGACCTACCCGTACAAGGGCTCGTGGAAGCAGAGCTCGAAGGGGTGGTGGTTCGGCGACACCAGCGGCTGGTACGCGAAGAACCAGACGCTGAAGATCAACGACAAGAACTACACCTTCAACTCCGCAGGTTACATGGTATAG
- a CDS encoding TerC family protein: protein MDLSIFTTPEAWISLVTLIFLEIILGVDNIVFIVITTDRLPVNKQHIGRKLGLAGAFIMRSLFLCFASFLVHLVDPLFSIDLGFYAHGFSIRDLVLFAGGVYLIYKGVSEMRSMFTLNDLVPGEVADPDNLTRKISLPQAIATIMVMDIVFSIDSVITAVGMANHLIIMILAVMLAIILMMVFIDTISKFINSNPAIKLLALSFIVMIGILLTLDGLGINSGIEVLDMHMEKLMVYFAMVFSIFTTMLGISYRRKAVGYLKEEHPELMYVPADDDSDEDGGQLHIKDVKPEQAAVSGGTQ, encoded by the coding sequence ATGGATTTATCAATCTTCACCACCCCGGAGGCTTGGATCAGCCTCGTGACGCTCATCTTCCTGGAGATTATCTTGGGCGTCGACAACATCGTATTCATCGTCATCACCACCGACCGCCTGCCCGTTAACAAGCAGCACATCGGCCGTAAGCTCGGCCTTGCCGGCGCGTTCATCATGCGCTCGCTGTTTTTGTGCTTCGCGTCGTTTTTGGTGCATCTGGTCGACCCGTTGTTCTCGATCGACCTTGGGTTCTATGCGCACGGGTTCAGCATCCGCGACCTGGTGCTGTTCGCTGGCGGCGTGTACCTCATTTATAAGGGCGTTTCCGAAATGCGCTCGATGTTCACGCTGAACGACCTGGTGCCTGGAGAGGTGGCCGACCCCGACAACCTCACCCGCAAGATCAGCCTGCCGCAGGCCATCGCCACCATCATGGTCATGGATATCGTGTTCTCCATCGATTCGGTCATCACCGCGGTTGGCATGGCGAATCACCTCATCATCATGATTCTTGCGGTCATGTTGGCCATCATCCTCATGATGGTCTTCATCGACACTATCTCGAAATTCATCAACAGCAACCCGGCCATTAAGCTGTTGGCCCTGAGCTTCATCGTCATGATCGGCATCCTGCTGACTCTGGACGGCCTGGGCATCAACTCCGGCATCGAGGTGCTGGACATGCACATGGAGAAGCTGATGGTCTACTTCGCCATGGTGTTCTCGATCTTTACCACCATGCTGGGCATCAGCTACCGCCGCAAGGCCGTGGGCTACCTGAAGGAAGAGCACCCCGAGTTGATGTACGTTCCCGCCGACGACGATTCGGACGAGGACGGCGGCCAGCTTCACATCAAGGACGTGAAGCCGGAGCAGGCTGCGGTTTCGGGAGGAACCCAGTAA
- a CDS encoding diacylglycerol/lipid kinase family protein: MRILVINNISSGHNEGTIYDFVRAFNRDGDEVVMRTTDGHTRIEHMLDDAESFDLVVASGGDGTVTTVLHRLRNTDTPVLPFPAGTANLLTLNLEQPTETHALAQLARNGQTLDFDLAELETSAGTFGFSIMSGIGYDASIMQMAEAGKEVFGELAYFLAAGANLEPQHADIKLDIDGKVINTDGIGVIFVNFSKIQFDLSLTHNNQPRDGKLDVVVLKAKYAVELLPVVFAAMRDRDGSYPGRTDAMEIYSGRQIKVVTDPPLSLEYDGEPLDVTSPVTARILPGAACIVVDDDTRALFS; the protein is encoded by the coding sequence ATGAGGATCCTCGTCATCAACAATATTTCTTCGGGCCACAACGAAGGCACCATTTACGACTTCGTGCGGGCGTTCAACCGCGACGGCGACGAGGTGGTCATGCGCACCACCGACGGCCACACGCGCATCGAGCACATGTTGGACGACGCCGAGTCGTTCGACCTGGTGGTCGCATCCGGCGGCGACGGTACCGTCACCACGGTGCTCCATCGGCTCCGCAACACCGACACGCCCGTCCTGCCCTTCCCCGCCGGGACCGCCAACCTGCTCACGCTCAACCTGGAGCAGCCCACCGAGACCCATGCCCTGGCGCAACTGGCCCGAAACGGGCAGACGCTGGACTTCGACCTGGCCGAGCTCGAGACCTCGGCAGGCACCTTCGGCTTCTCCATCATGTCGGGCATCGGATACGACGCTTCCATCATGCAGATGGCCGAGGCCGGCAAGGAGGTCTTCGGCGAGCTGGCATACTTCCTGGCCGCGGGCGCAAACCTCGAGCCGCAGCACGCCGACATCAAGCTGGACATCGACGGCAAGGTCATCAACACTGACGGCATCGGCGTGATCTTCGTCAACTTCTCGAAAATCCAGTTCGACCTTTCGCTCACCCACAACAACCAGCCCCGCGACGGCAAGCTCGATGTCGTCGTCCTCAAGGCGAAATACGCCGTGGAGCTGCTGCCGGTCGTATTCGCTGCCATGCGCGACCGCGATGGCAGTTACCCTGGCCGCACCGACGCCATGGAAATCTACTCGGGACGCCAGATCAAGGTGGTCACCGACCCACCGCTGAGCTTGGAATACGACGGCGAACCGTTGGACGTAACCTCGCCGGTGACCGCGCGCATCCTGCCCGGAGCCGCCTGCATCGTAGTCGACGACGACACCCGCGCCCTGTTCTCGTAG
- the rbr gene encoding rubrerythrin, producing MAKYKCKICGKIFEVADGETPVCPLCGATGDNLELIEDAPAEATNKYAGTQTEKNLQTAFAGESQARNKYTYFASVAQGEGYEQIAAMFLKTADNERAHAQMWFTELGGIGDTAANLKAAADGENYEWTDMYDGFAKTAEEEGFPELAAKFRLVAAIEKHHEERYRALLKNVETAQVFSKSEVKVWECRNCGHIVVGTKAPEVCAACGYSKSFFEVHAENY from the coding sequence ATGGCCAAATACAAGTGCAAGATCTGCGGAAAGATTTTCGAAGTCGCCGACGGCGAAACCCCGGTGTGCCCGCTGTGCGGCGCGACCGGCGACAATCTTGAGCTGATCGAGGATGCCCCGGCTGAAGCCACCAACAAGTATGCCGGCACCCAGACCGAGAAGAACCTGCAGACCGCCTTCGCCGGCGAATCCCAGGCTCGCAACAAGTACACCTACTTCGCATCCGTGGCGCAGGGCGAAGGCTACGAGCAGATCGCTGCCATGTTCCTGAAGACCGCCGACAACGAGCGCGCCCATGCGCAGATGTGGTTCACCGAGCTGGGCGGCATCGGTGACACGGCCGCCAACCTGAAGGCCGCCGCTGACGGCGAGAACTACGAGTGGACCGACATGTACGACGGCTTCGCGAAGACCGCCGAGGAAGAGGGCTTCCCCGAGTTGGCTGCCAAGTTCCGTCTGGTCGCCGCCATCGAGAAGCATCATGAGGAGCGTTACCGCGCACTGCTGAAGAACGTCGAGACCGCCCAGGTGTTCTCGAAGTCCGAGGTCAAGGTGTGGGAATGCCGCAACTGCGGTCACATCGTCGTGGGCACCAAGGCCCCCGAGGTGTGCGCGGCCTGCGGATACTCCAAGAGCTTCTTCGAGGTCCATGCCGAGAACTACTAA